The proteins below come from a single Marinobacter sp. MDS2 genomic window:
- the rsfS gene encoding ribosome silencing factor, whose protein sequence is MQAEQLKDLVVNALEDIKAQDISVVDVRDRTSVTDFMVLASGTSSRHVKSLADSVVIEAKEQGMRANNVEGAPGSDWILVDLGDVVVHLMMPAAREFYDLERFWRDAPEAGAAGSE, encoded by the coding sequence ATGCAGGCAGAACAACTGAAAGATCTGGTCGTAAACGCGCTGGAAGACATTAAAGCGCAGGACATCAGCGTAGTGGATGTCCGTGATCGTACCAGCGTTACTGATTTTATGGTTCTCGCATCGGGTACCTCCAGTCGGCACGTGAAATCACTGGCCGATTCTGTGGTTATCGAAGCCAAAGAGCAGGGGATGCGAGCCAATAACGTAGAAGGTGCACCGGGCAGCGACTGGATTCTTGTAGATCTGGGCGACGTAGTGGTGCATTTGATGATGCCGGCAGCTCGTGAGTTCTACGATCTGGAACGCTTCTGGCGTGATGCTCCAGAAGCTGGTGCAGCAGGCAGCGAGTAA
- the rlmH gene encoding 23S rRNA (pseudouridine(1915)-N(3))-methyltransferase RlmH, with amino-acid sequence MRLRLICVGQKMPDWVTAGYNDYARRMPPELPLELTEIAMPHRGKNPDIPRLMQRESDSILSAVGQRDRVVALEVGGRPWSTEKLASQLERWQQDGQDVSFLVGGPDGLADACRQRADQQWSLSPLTLPHPLVRILLAEQLYRAWSITRNHPYHRA; translated from the coding sequence ATGCGCCTGCGATTGATCTGCGTGGGGCAGAAAATGCCCGACTGGGTCACTGCGGGGTATAACGATTATGCGCGCCGGATGCCACCGGAGCTGCCCCTCGAGTTGACTGAAATCGCCATGCCGCACAGAGGCAAGAACCCGGATATTCCAAGACTTATGCAGCGCGAAAGTGATTCTATCCTTTCCGCTGTTGGTCAGCGGGACAGGGTGGTTGCTTTGGAAGTGGGCGGGCGCCCGTGGTCAACCGAAAAACTTGCCAGCCAGCTGGAACGCTGGCAGCAAGATGGTCAGGATGTCTCGTTCCTGGTGGGTGGCCCCGACGGGTTAGCCGACGCTTGCCGGCAACGTGCCGATCAACAATGGTCACTCTCCCCGCTTACCTTACCTCACCCTCTGGTGCGTATTCTGCTTGCAGAACAGTTGTATCGCGCCTGGTCGATCACGCGTAATCATCCTTATCACCGGGCCTAG
- the mrdA gene encoding penicillin-binding protein 2, whose translation MAWGEFKDTAAERRLFQRRALVMLLFVMLLMTGLLARMYQLQVVEHDIYTTLSDKNRVQVQSVPPPRGLVYDRNGELMAENRPVFSLTIVPERAAPIDDTLARLGRILEIEDEDLKRFRKRLNEPRRPFQEIPLFYDLGESDIAKMAVHRHEFPGVEVSAELVRYYPHSDLTAHALGFVGRINREELNRIDPVNYAGTNYIGKSGIERFYEEVLHGRVGYQHVETNARGRILRVLERENPVPGEDLELHLDLRLQRKAHELLEGRRGAIVAIEPATGGILALASVPGFDTNKFVTGISVADYRELSESIDKPLFNRALRGQYPPGSTIKPMMAVAALDSGVTTRDRKIWDPGYYQLREGGRRYRDWKRSGHGWVDLKDSVAQSCDVYFYDVAVEMGVDTMHKYLSAFGFGEDATLDVSGALSGLLPSDDWKRAMRNERWYPGDSVNMGIGQGFFLATPLQLATATALVANRGEWVEPRLLKDIRGDRTADEFLPAETHNPLVLKDPENWEYVVDTMEEVMHGAKGTARRAARGANYRMAGKTGTAQVFSLGQDEEYDAEEIRERLRDHALFVGFAPADDPKIAVAIIVENGGGGSSVAAPVARGLFDAWLEEFPAAEAEKMLGQVNQTGSEH comes from the coding sequence ATGGCTTGGGGTGAATTCAAAGACACCGCGGCAGAGCGCCGGTTATTTCAGCGTCGCGCTTTAGTGATGTTGCTGTTTGTCATGCTGCTGATGACGGGATTGCTCGCCCGCATGTATCAGTTGCAGGTTGTTGAACACGACATCTACACCACCTTGTCGGATAAAAACCGCGTTCAGGTTCAGTCGGTGCCGCCACCCCGTGGCTTGGTCTATGACCGCAATGGCGAGCTCATGGCGGAGAACCGGCCCGTCTTCAGTTTGACGATTGTGCCCGAACGGGCAGCGCCCATTGACGATACCCTGGCGCGCTTAGGCCGTATTCTCGAGATTGAGGACGAAGACCTCAAACGCTTCCGAAAGCGGTTGAACGAGCCGCGGCGACCGTTTCAGGAAATTCCCCTGTTTTACGATCTGGGGGAGTCTGATATCGCCAAAATGGCCGTGCATCGGCATGAATTCCCTGGTGTCGAGGTGTCGGCGGAGCTGGTACGTTACTACCCCCACAGTGACCTCACAGCCCATGCGCTGGGCTTCGTGGGTCGTATCAACCGTGAAGAGCTGAATAGGATTGATCCCGTCAACTATGCGGGAACCAACTACATCGGCAAGTCGGGAATCGAGCGTTTTTACGAAGAGGTCTTGCACGGCCGGGTGGGTTACCAGCATGTGGAAACCAACGCTCGGGGCCGTATCTTACGTGTTCTGGAGCGCGAAAATCCTGTGCCGGGCGAAGATCTCGAACTGCATCTGGATTTACGCCTGCAGCGCAAAGCTCATGAATTGCTGGAAGGGCGCCGGGGCGCCATTGTCGCGATTGAACCGGCGACTGGCGGCATTCTGGCCCTGGCAAGTGTGCCTGGTTTCGATACCAATAAATTTGTTACAGGCATCAGCGTAGCCGACTATCGTGAGCTCAGTGAAAGCATCGACAAACCTTTGTTTAACCGGGCATTACGTGGCCAATATCCGCCGGGCTCTACCATCAAACCGATGATGGCAGTGGCGGCCCTGGACAGTGGTGTGACCACTCGTGACCGCAAAATCTGGGACCCGGGCTATTATCAGCTACGCGAGGGAGGGCGCCGGTACCGCGACTGGAAGCGTTCCGGGCACGGCTGGGTCGATCTGAAAGATTCGGTGGCCCAGTCTTGTGATGTCTATTTCTACGATGTGGCTGTCGAAATGGGTGTCGACACCATGCACAAGTATCTTTCCGCGTTCGGCTTTGGTGAAGACGCTACCTTGGACGTGTCCGGTGCTCTGAGTGGGCTGCTGCCTTCTGATGACTGGAAACGCGCGATGCGGAACGAACGTTGGTACCCCGGGGATTCCGTGAACATGGGGATTGGCCAAGGGTTTTTCCTGGCAACGCCGCTGCAACTGGCCACGGCAACCGCACTGGTCGCCAATCGGGGAGAGTGGGTTGAGCCGCGTTTGTTGAAGGATATTCGTGGTGATCGGACCGCCGACGAGTTTTTGCCTGCGGAAACGCACAACCCGCTGGTGCTGAAAGATCCGGAAAACTGGGAATACGTTGTCGATACCATGGAAGAAGTCATGCATGGAGCGAAAGGCACGGCCCGCCGGGCAGCTCGGGGTGCCAACTATCGCATGGCGGGCAAAACCGGCACCGCGCAGGTGTTCAGTCTGGGTCAGGACGAAGAATACGATGCGGAAGAAATCCGGGAGCGTTTGCGTGACCATGCGTTGTTTGTGGGGTTTGCACCGGCAGACGATCCCAAGATTGCCGTGGCCATCATTGTCGAGAACGGTGGCGGTGGCAGCAGCGTTGCGGCCCCGGTAGCGCGGGGCTTGTTCGATGCCTGGCTGGAAGAATTTCCGGCGGCCGAGGCAGAAAAAATGCTAGGGCAGGTGAATCAGACAGGGAGTGAGCACTGA